One segment of Pseudophryne corroboree isolate aPseCor3 chromosome 10, aPseCor3.hap2, whole genome shotgun sequence DNA contains the following:
- the FAM43B gene encoding protein FAM43B, whose protein sequence is MRHCAGLRDTMLPWRRSKFVLVKDEKKGKGISYSSLLSSVMHSCPDLLPHFPLERLGSVFSTRRQKVVLNREDPSYTVWYLGNAVTLQAKGEGCTLEAVSKIWQKSEFGQCSSKMKLSLGTYGIKMTPCRRGSRKAVHSYALHRITYCVAGTGHLKVFSWVYRHQIKNKAVVLRCHAVLVSTAEKAKAMACTLCQTSLAAFNEFKRLKRQSDFRRGQQELLGELVVPMIPLRRLLNGTCSYNPPAERVRSAPRLSPILEEEEGGEEEWKGSQEILMHVRGQVGAQRHERDTVLELAQELRRLSVQRALSKTHSPALPPQLCAWKCHIRTIC, encoded by the coding sequence ATGAGACACTGCGCTGGGCTGAGAGACACCATGCTGCCTTGGAGGAGAAGCAAGTTTGTGCTGGTGAAGGATGAGAAGAAGGGGAAGGGAATCAgctactcctctctcctctcctctgtcatgCACTCCTGCCCTGACCTGCTGCCCCACTTCCCCCTGGAGCGCCTGGGCAGCGTCTTCAGCACCAGGAGGCAGAAGGTGGTGCTGAACAGAGAGGACCCATCCTACACCGTGTGGTACCTGGGCAACGCGGTGACCCTGCAAGCCAAGGGCGAGGGCTGCACGCTGGAGGCCGTCAGCAAGATCTGGCAGAAGAGCGAGTTTGGGCAGTGCAGCTCCAAGATGAAGCTCTCGTTGGGGACCTATGGCATCAAGATGACCCCCTGCAGGAGAGGCTCCAGAAAGGCGGTCCATTCCTACGCACTTCACCGCATCACCTACTGTGTGGCTGGCACGGGGCACCTCAAGGTCTTCTCCTGGGTCTACAGGCACCAGATTAAGAACAAGGCAGTGGTACTGAGGTGCCACGCTGTGCTGGTCTCCACGGCTGAAAAGGCGAAAGCCATGGCATGTACCCTCTGCCAGACCTCCCTGGCCGCCTTCAATGAGTTCAAGAGGCTAAAGAGGCAAAGTGACTTCAGGAGGGGGCAGCAGGAACTCCTGGGGGAACTGGTCGTCCCCATGATACCGCTCAGAAGGCTCCTGAACGGGACATGCTCCTACAACCCTCCGGCAGAGAGAGTTCGGAGCGCCCCCAGGCTCAGCCCCATCTTAGAGGAAGAGGAAGGCGGCGAGGAAGAGTGGAAAGGCTCCCAGGAGATTCTCATGCACGTCCGGGGTCAGGTGGGCGCACAGCGCCATGAAAGAGACACGGTCCTGGAACTGGCGCAGGAGCTCAGGAGACTGAGCGTCCAGAGAGCTTTGTCCAAAACCCACAGTCCCGCGCTTCCCCCGCAGCTGTGCGCCTGGAAGTGTCATATCAGAACTATCTGCTGA